A region from the Aliarcobacter thereius LMG 24486 genome encodes:
- a CDS encoding type II secretion system protein GspD — protein sequence MKNLVLLFIYVNIFIKSHLFAEEININFSKLKLNELIKISSQILNKDILMSENFDIEINYISSNSIKKSELFNILNAILEEQGYFLEDFNSFYKISKKSNSTNFTKEILIYELKNSEVQTVFKILEELISKQDNQKAIITKNDETNSIIIFANSLELKSYEKLINSLDKEKLQVYIEAKIIEVNNELVNNVGVSYGLTAASSSSGGIVALSTKLNGGSSAIDSAISALGIDIKNQNLKSGISLAASLNLLNQKGALDIVSEPSILAINNKESFIYVGEKISMQTSNSITDGGTSKSNYEREDVGLTLKVKPRISEENRVILEINALLEGLKINSVGVGENPDTLKKEISTSVILNNGESVIIGGLIENKNENLEDKVPFLGDIPFIGALFRNQYTKNKKSNLVVIVTPYIVPKDEGVSFIREKLSKLKDIEDKFLAQSLENLEKEQENIKYKKEKFVKNDEIIESNRGKTEERYQKFLKSLEPQSDSF from the coding sequence TTGAAGAATTTAGTACTACTTTTTATTTATGTAAATATTTTTATAAAATCTCATCTTTTTGCAGAAGAGATAAATATAAACTTTTCAAAGCTAAAGTTAAATGAGTTAATCAAAATAAGTTCACAAATATTAAATAAAGATATATTAATGAGTGAAAATTTCGATATTGAAATAAATTATATCTCTTCAAATAGTATAAAAAAATCTGAACTATTTAATATTTTAAATGCAATATTAGAAGAACAAGGGTACTTTTTGGAAGATTTTAACTCTTTTTATAAGATTTCTAAAAAAAGTAATTCTACAAATTTTACAAAAGAGATATTAATATATGAATTAAAAAATAGTGAAGTGCAAACAGTATTTAAAATCCTTGAAGAGCTTATTTCAAAACAAGATAATCAAAAAGCAATTATTACAAAAAATGATGAAACAAACTCAATAATAATATTTGCAAACTCTTTAGAACTTAAAAGCTATGAAAAATTAATAAATAGTTTGGATAAAGAGAAATTGCAAGTCTATATTGAAGCAAAAATTATAGAAGTAAATAATGAACTTGTAAATAATGTAGGAGTCTCTTATGGACTTACAGCAGCTTCAAGTTCAAGTGGAGGAATTGTAGCTTTGAGCACAAAATTAAATGGTGGTTCAAGTGCGATTGACAGTGCAATTTCAGCTTTAGGAATTGATATAAAAAATCAAAACCTAAAAAGTGGAATATCTTTGGCTGCAAGTTTAAATCTTTTAAATCAAAAAGGAGCTTTGGATATTGTATCTGAGCCTTCAATTTTAGCAATAAACAATAAAGAGAGCTTTATTTATGTAGGAGAGAAAATCTCAATGCAGACTTCAAATAGCATAACAGATGGAGGAACAAGTAAATCAAACTATGAAAGAGAAGATGTAGGGCTTACACTAAAGGTAAAACCAAGAATTTCAGAAGAAAATAGAGTGATTTTAGAGATAAATGCTTTACTAGAAGGACTGAAAATAAATTCAGTAGGAGTTGGAGAAAATCCTGATACTTTAAAAAAAGAGATAAGTACAAGTGTTATTTTAAACAATGGAGAGAGTGTAATAATTGGTGGTTTAATAGAAAATAAAAATGAGAATCTAGAAGATAAAGTACCTTTCTTAGGAGATATTCCATTTATTGGTGCACTTTTTAGAAATCAATATACAAAAAACAAGAAAAGCAATTTAGTTGTAATTGTAACTCCATATATTGTTCCAAAAGATGAAGGAGTTAGTTTTATTAGAGAAAAACTATCAAAGCTAAAAGATATAGAAGATAAGTTTTTAGCTCAAAGTTTAGAAAACTTAGAAAAAGAACAAGAAAATATAAAATATAAAAAAGAGAAATTTGTAAAAAATGATGAAATAATAGAATCAAATAGAGGAAAAACAGAAGAAAGATACCAAAAATTCCTAAAATCATTAGAACCTCAAAGTGATAGTTTCTGA
- a CDS encoding DUF411 domain-containing protein, whose translation MKKTIFSLLLLSNFIFAMENKTMTVFKSPYCGCCTEWIDIMKKEGFNIKAINTNDVNTIKQKAGLQAGQASCHTAFVDGYVVEGHVNYSAIKRMLEEKPDIIGITVPGMPIGSPGMEQDNIKEPYDILYINKDGTTGVYESH comes from the coding sequence ATGAAAAAAACTATTTTTTCTCTACTACTATTATCAAATTTCATTTTTGCCATGGAAAATAAAACAATGACTGTTTTTAAATCTCCTTATTGTGGTTGCTGTACAGAGTGGATAGATATTATGAAAAAAGAAGGCTTTAATATAAAAGCAATAAACACAAATGATGTAAATACAATAAAACAAAAAGCTGGTTTACAAGCTGGACAAGCTTCTTGTCATACAGCTTTTGTAGATGGATATGTAGTTGAAGGTCATGTAAATTATAGTGCAATCAAAAGAATGCTTGAAGAAAAGCCAGATATTATAGGAATTACAGTTCCTGGAATGCCAATTGGAAGTCCTGGAATGGAACAAGATAATATAAAAGAGCCTTATGATATTTTATATATAAATAAAGATGGGACAACTGGAGTTTATGAATCTCATTAA
- a CDS encoding helix-turn-helix transcriptional regulator: MNITEIKESILEELITMNSENKNWLNTKELSKYLKVSITQLEIWRRESFGPSYLRLGKRRILYPKSAIADFIVSSQVKTL, from the coding sequence ATGAATATTACAGAAATAAAAGAAAGTATTTTAGAAGAGCTTATTACTATGAATTCAGAAAATAAAAACTGGTTAAATACTAAAGAGCTATCAAAGTATTTAAAAGTTTCTATAACTCAGCTTGAGATATGGAGAAGAGAAAGTTTTGGACCATCTTATTTAAGACTTGGTAAAAGAAGAATTTTGTACCCAAAAAGTGCTATTGCTGATTTTATAGTTTCAAGTCAAGTTAAGACTTTATAG
- a CDS encoding ATP-binding protein — protein sequence MKAILEDKKIDIEFEIIKDKEINSYKNDYSQVVLNLITNSKDALILNKIEEPKIKIVLDLEEEKSILKVFDNAGGIDKKYSELIFDPYFTTKDKGSGIGLYMSKMIIETHFKGEIKAQNIEDGVVFLLKV from the coding sequence ATGAAAGCAATATTAGAAGATAAAAAGATAGATATAGAGTTTGAAATCATAAAAGATAAAGAGATAAACTCTTATAAAAATGACTATTCACAAGTAGTTTTAAATCTTATAACAAATTCAAAAGATGCTTTAATACTTAACAAAATAGAAGAACCAAAAATAAAAATAGTTTTAGATTTAGAAGAAGAAAAATCAATATTAAAAGTTTTTGATAATGCTGGAGGAATAGATAAGAAATATTCTGAACTGATTTTTGATCCCTATTTCACTACAAAAGATAAAGGTAGTGGAATAGGGCTTTATATGTCAAAAATGATAATTGAAACTCACTTTAAAGGAGAAATAAAAGCTCAAAATATAGAAGATGGAGTTGTTTTCTTACTTAAAGTTTAA
- the selA gene encoding L-seryl-tRNA(Sec) selenium transferase, producing MLLKSIPKVDKFITNKAFEGLAKSLISKISKEQIAKLRTDILENKIKKIDENLLINSVLKEYENISSSSLKTLINATGVIVHTNLGRSLLDKSSLEKAINIASSYNNLEYNLEKGQRGERYEHITKSLKELLGCEDALVVNNNASAVFLILNTFCKNKEVIVSRGELVEIGGSFRVPEVMSQSGAILKEIGTTNKTHLKDYKNAINENSAMLLKVHKSNYEIVGFSSEVSFEDISSLAKDQNIIDYYDMGSGHINELPYNLSKDEPSIKELMKSNPSLLSFSGDKLLGSVQAGIIVGKKELISKLKQNQLLRMLRVDKITLSILEDTINLYIKNDLDKIPTLKILNTNLEVLKSRALNLQKSLEHSLETKVYESKTVVGGGTTPNKTIPTIVLSLNYKDFKANQIEELLRENLIICRIENDKAILDFRTIKEEDLEKLEKKLKEIFKNG from the coding sequence ATGTTACTAAAATCCATTCCAAAGGTTGATAAGTTTATCACAAACAAAGCTTTTGAAGGTTTAGCAAAATCTTTAATTTCAAAAATATCAAAAGAGCAAATTGCAAAATTAAGAACTGATATTTTAGAAAATAAAATAAAAAAAATAGATGAAAACCTACTTATAAATAGTGTTTTAAAAGAGTATGAAAACATCTCATCATCTTCACTAAAAACTCTTATAAATGCAACTGGAGTAATAGTTCATACAAACTTAGGAAGAAGTTTATTAGATAAAAGTAGTTTAGAAAAAGCAATAAATATCGCAAGTTCATACAACAATCTTGAATACAACTTAGAAAAAGGTCAAAGAGGTGAGAGATATGAACATATTACTAAAAGTTTAAAAGAGCTTTTAGGCTGTGAAGATGCTTTAGTTGTAAACAACAATGCAAGTGCTGTATTTCTTATTTTAAATACTTTTTGTAAAAATAAAGAAGTTATTGTAAGTCGTGGTGAGCTTGTTGAAATTGGTGGAAGTTTTAGAGTTCCTGAAGTTATGAGCCAAAGTGGTGCTATTTTAAAAGAGATTGGAACAACAAATAAAACTCATTTAAAAGATTACAAAAATGCAATAAATGAAAATAGTGCAATGCTTTTAAAAGTACATAAATCAAACTATGAAATAGTTGGTTTTTCAAGTGAAGTTAGCTTTGAAGATATTTCAAGTCTAGCAAAAGATCAAAATATTATTGATTATTATGATATGGGAAGTGGTCATATAAACGAACTTCCTTATAATTTAAGTAAAGATGAACCAAGCATAAAAGAGCTTATGAAATCAAATCCATCTTTGCTTAGCTTTTCAGGTGATAAACTTTTAGGAAGTGTTCAAGCTGGAATAATTGTAGGAAAAAAAGAGCTAATTAGTAAACTTAAACAAAATCAACTTTTAAGAATGCTAAGAGTTGATAAAATCACTCTTTCTATTTTAGAAGATACAATAAATTTATATATAAAAAATGATTTAGATAAAATCCCCACTTTGAAAATATTAAATACAAATTTAGAAGTACTTAAATCTAGAGCTTTAAATCTTCAAAAATCTTTAGAACATAGTTTAGAAACTAAAGTTTATGAGTCAAAAACCGTAGTTGGTGGTGGAACAACTCCAAATAAAACAATTCCAACTATTGTTTTAAGTCTAAATTATAAAGATTTTAAAGCAAATCAAATAGAAGAACTTTTAAGAGAAAACTTAATTATTTGTAGAATCGAAAATGACAAAGCAATTTTAGATTTTAGGACAATAAAAGAAGAAGATTTAGAAAAATTAGAAAAAAAACTAAAAGAGATTTTTAAAAATGGCTAA
- a CDS encoding tetratricopeptide repeat protein, giving the protein MKKLLISLSLFVNLVFGTSFDDAFDAFAKADYDKAFKLFEELEKSGDINAQFYLGLFYYDGKGVAKNYEKAIELYEKAANRGDADSQYNLGLIYVEGIATKQDYEKAKYWWEKAAAQKYNSAEFNLGIMYENAEGVKEDKTLAKQWYKKACNNGLEDACSAYEDLDKQGF; this is encoded by the coding sequence ATGAAAAAACTATTAATAAGTTTAAGTTTGTTTGTAAATTTAGTATTTGGGACAAGCTTTGATGATGCATTTGATGCTTTTGCAAAAGCTGATTATGATAAAGCATTTAAACTATTTGAAGAGTTAGAAAAAAGTGGAGATATAAATGCTCAATTTTATTTAGGACTTTTTTACTATGATGGAAAAGGTGTAGCAAAAAACTATGAAAAAGCTATAGAACTATATGAAAAAGCAGCAAATCGTGGAGATGCTGATTCTCAATATAATTTAGGGCTTATATATGTTGAGGGAATTGCTACTAAACAAGATTATGAAAAAGCTAAGTATTGGTGGGAAAAAGCAGCAGCACAAAAATACAATAGTGCAGAGTTTAATTTAGGAATTATGTATGAAAATGCTGAAGGTGTAAAAGAGGATAAAACTCTAGCTAAACAATGGTATAAAAAAGCTTGTAATAATGGACTTGAAGATGCTTGTAGTGCTTATGAAGATTTAGATAAACAAGGTTTTTAG
- a CDS encoding tyrosine-type recombinase/integrase codes for MATINTLKDIQIRQIKSKDKDFFLNDGGGLRIRIKSNGNKIWEFRYTFNQKRRVTTFKSYPIVSLENARYKRDEFLNLLAKGIDPIEQNREKNQELLLDNKGMFLNVVTEWLELESQKVKSNTHQNKVRIFEKDINPFLKDKHLREITKEDIVRIIKTKEIQAPNVASRIFAFLRALFNYAIFKEYLTKNLFSNSKDESRFYLQKQEVKHFSKITDEKILKELVEDIYNYRGMHSIRNALKFVLHIPLRAENLCNLKWKYINFEEKSLTIPRELMKVKNKNLEDFKIPLSDEVINILNDQRIFTSHQEWVFLGSDNRNPLNNESPNMALKRMGYNDERKGKKQRLHGFRGTFRSLIDTLDIDNKFSFEVKERALDHQENNQVVRAYNNKADYFERLKPLMDFWSDYILSLKD; via the coding sequence ATGGCTACTATAAATACTTTGAAAGATATTCAAATAAGACAAATTAAATCAAAAGATAAGGATTTCTTTTTAAATGATGGTGGAGGTCTTAGAATTAGAATAAAATCAAATGGTAATAAAATATGGGAATTTAGATATACATTTAATCAAAAAAGAAGAGTAACTACATTTAAAAGCTATCCAATTGTAAGCTTGGAAAATGCAAGGTATAAAAGAGATGAGTTTTTAAACCTATTAGCTAAAGGCATTGACCCAATAGAGCAAAATAGAGAAAAAAATCAAGAGTTATTATTGGACAATAAAGGAATGTTTTTAAATGTTGTTACAGAGTGGTTAGAATTAGAAAGTCAAAAAGTAAAATCAAATACTCATCAAAATAAAGTGAGAATTTTTGAAAAAGATATAAATCCATTTTTAAAAGATAAACACTTAAGAGAAATAACAAAAGAAGATATTGTAAGAATTATTAAAACAAAAGAGATACAAGCTCCAAATGTTGCTTCAAGAATATTTGCATTTTTAAGAGCATTATTTAACTATGCAATATTTAAAGAATATTTAACAAAAAATCTTTTTAGTAATTCAAAAGATGAGAGTAGATTTTATTTACAAAAACAAGAAGTCAAACATTTTTCTAAAATTACAGATGAAAAGATATTAAAGGAATTAGTAGAAGATATTTATAATTATAGAGGTATGCATTCTATTAGAAATGCTTTAAAATTCGTTTTACATATACCTTTAAGAGCTGAAAATCTTTGTAATTTAAAATGGAAGTATATAAATTTTGAAGAAAAATCTTTAACAATTCCAAGAGAACTTATGAAAGTAAAAAATAAAAACTTAGAAGATTTTAAAATACCTTTGAGTGATGAAGTAATAAATATATTAAATGACCAAAGAATATTTACAAGTCATCAAGAATGGGTTTTCTTAGGTTCTGATAATAGAAATCCTTTAAATAATGAAAGTCCTAATATGGCTTTAAAAAGAATGGGCTACAACGATGAGAGAAAAGGAAAAAAACAAAGGTTGCACGGCTTTAGAGGAACATTTAGAAGTTTAATTGATACTTTAGATATTGATAATAAGTTTAGTTTTGAAGTAAAAGAGAGAGCTTTAGACCATCAAGAAAATAATCAAGTAGTAAGAGCATATAACAATAAAGCTGATTATTTTGAAAGGCTTAAACCTTTAATGGATTTTTGGAGTGATTATATTTTAAGCCTAAAGGATTAA
- a CDS encoding TonB-dependent receptor, with protein MAGYKASRNLDFQLNVNNLFDKKYYDGIGANSMVYGEPSNINFNMKYQF; from the coding sequence ATGGCTGGATATAAAGCAAGTAGAAATTTAGATTTTCAATTAAATGTAAATAATTTATTTGATAAAAAATATTATGATGGAATTGGAGCAAACTCTATGGTTTATGGAGAGCCTAGTAATATAAATTTCAATATGAAATATCAATTTTAA
- a CDS encoding PepSY-associated TM helix domain-containing protein yields the protein MILKKEEEEKLFKQMLQRVHVVTGISFSLLMYIAVFFGIFAILLPYIQVWEKPSRHFKMADITTINYGAMIDPVLADKEYPKVNPITITFPGYMNDPALKISTQFVKTKIFNPNTLEEVENEGDLSELAWFLNTMHYGRPFKDFGLLTFGFMAVGVMFLVIGGVYLVFKINYKNNARTKASKFSKWHRKIFIWVFAPFIIITLTGALLNIGYKGSAPMTYIASKGDTHEIWDLTGPVLFPQQERLELKNNLVQMLPINELLKIAKDIAPQIDFQRVRITNWNDSSAIAKFEGYNPYMPFLNGISNKPYLTLSGADGSLIHQQKVLDKHWSGIFYDSIYFLHFLFGVDTFTRFFILTLMTFAIFAIGFGNLLYLEKKSRKFSNENNIYQGYGKLSLAVMIGVIPATGLLFVLQWLLPFHLEDRVLIQKGLFATFWIATLTWSFYRLNSYKTAKEFLYIGGVLFILSPIIHFINSGFTPIELYSSKLYTILSVDIALFIFGLILLILAKKLPTRKYDIDKFLLKGKE from the coding sequence ATGATATTAAAAAAAGAAGAAGAAGAAAAACTTTTTAAACAAATGTTACAACGAGTTCACGTTGTAACTGGGATAAGTTTTTCTTTACTTATGTATATAGCAGTATTTTTTGGAATTTTTGCTATTTTGCTTCCTTATATTCAAGTTTGGGAAAAGCCTTCACGACATTTTAAAATGGCAGATATAACAACAATTAACTATGGAGCGATGATAGACCCAGTTTTAGCAGATAAAGAATATCCAAAAGTAAATCCAATTACTATTACATTTCCAGGATATATGAATGATCCTGCATTAAAAATAAGCACACAATTTGTAAAAACAAAAATATTTAATCCAAATACTTTAGAAGAAGTAGAAAATGAAGGTGATTTATCAGAACTTGCTTGGTTTTTAAATACTATGCACTATGGAAGACCTTTTAAAGATTTTGGTCTTTTAACTTTTGGTTTTATGGCTGTTGGAGTTATGTTTTTGGTGATTGGTGGAGTATATTTAGTATTTAAAATAAATTATAAAAACAATGCCCGAACCAAAGCTAGTAAATTCTCAAAATGGCATAGAAAGATATTTATTTGGGTATTTGCACCTTTTATAATAATTACTCTAACAGGAGCTCTTTTAAATATAGGTTATAAAGGTTCAGCACCAATGACTTATATTGCTTCAAAAGGAGATACTCATGAAATTTGGGACTTAACAGGTCCTGTTTTATTTCCTCAACAAGAAAGATTAGAATTAAAAAACAATCTTGTGCAAATGCTTCCTATAAACGAACTTCTTAAAATTGCAAAAGATATAGCACCTCAAATTGATTTTCAAAGAGTTAGAATAACAAATTGGAATGATAGTAGTGCAATAGCAAAATTTGAAGGATACAATCCATATATGCCTTTTTTAAATGGTATTTCAAACAAACCATATCTTACTTTAAGTGGTGCTGATGGTAGTTTAATTCATCAACAAAAAGTTTTGGATAAGCATTGGAGTGGAATTTTTTACGATAGTATATATTTCTTACACTTTTTATTTGGTGTTGATACATTTACTAGGTTTTTTATTCTTACTCTAATGACTTTTGCTATATTTGCAATAGGTTTTGGAAACTTATTATATTTAGAGAAAAAATCAAGAAAATTCTCAAATGAAAATAATATTTATCAAGGATATGGGAAATTATCATTAGCAGTTATGATTGGGGTAATTCCTGCTACTGGATTATTGTTTGTTTTACAATGGTTATTACCATTTCATTTAGAAGATAGAGTTTTAATTCAAAAAGGTCTATTTGCAACTTTTTGGATAGCAACTTTAACTTGGAGTTTTTATAGATTAAACTCTTATAAAACAGCAAAAGAGTTTTTATATATTGGTGGAGTTTTATTTATTCTTAGCCCTATAATTCACTTTATAAATAGTGGGTTTACTCCTATTGAATTGTATTCTTCAAAACTTTATACGATTTTGTCAGTTGATATTGCACTATTTATTTTTGGTTTAATTTTATTAATACTTGCAAAAAAACTACCAACAAGAAAATATGATATTGATAAATTTTTATTAAAAGGTAAAGAATGA
- a CDS encoding helix-turn-helix transcriptional regulator has product MKELEKQTPKYMRAKDLAKHLGIGLSTVWLFAKQGRITPKKITPKITVFNIEEAEKSLLVDRK; this is encoded by the coding sequence ATGAAAGAACTTGAGAAACAAACACCAAAATATATGAGAGCAAAAGACTTGGCAAAGCATTTAGGAATAGGTTTATCTACGGTGTGGCTTTTTGCCAAACAAGGAAGAATAACACCTAAAAAGATAACTCCAAAAATAACTGTATTTAATATCGAAGAAGCAGAAAAAAGTCTTTTAGTAGATAGAAAGTAA
- a CDS encoding replication initiation protein: MELVRISKKESKDLIYKSNNLINSKYNITLTQARFIAFVSSLINAYDKDFFTYSVRIPVILDFLEIERKNINWLSESLKQLLTTMVCLQNSEKVEEYTTFLSHFKLDKANDILEFSFHSSLKSHYLQLKNNFTKLKLEQYSKFESVYTLRFYEWLEYNSSLYETYKNPKYSNIEISVDELVNKFTSSYNNKKRVFEVPSSYKLYKNFKGKVLEVAKNELKTKFDIFFEYEEIKANRAVKSLRITIFKNSDRIRSNFKENYKKNLQISSKHKQIAQEQIKRSIARAENIKDPLKYEQKLYQKFLQGTLNFDSDLQEINKELDTKIFNSI; the protein is encoded by the coding sequence ATGGAATTAGTACGAATAAGTAAAAAAGAGAGTAAAGATTTGATATACAAATCGAATAATCTAATCAATAGTAAATATAATATTACTTTAACTCAAGCTAGATTTATAGCCTTTGTTAGTAGCCTTATAAATGCTTATGATAAAGACTTTTTTACTTATAGTGTAAGAATTCCAGTAATTTTAGATTTTTTAGAAATAGAAAGAAAAAATATAAACTGGTTAAGTGAGAGTTTAAAACAACTTCTTACAACTATGGTTTGCTTACAAAATAGTGAGAAAGTAGAAGAGTACACGACATTTTTAAGTCATTTTAAACTTGATAAGGCAAATGATATTTTAGAGTTTAGTTTTCATAGTTCTTTAAAATCACACTATTTACAGCTTAAAAACAATTTTACAAAACTCAAGCTAGAGCAATATTCTAAATTTGAAAGTGTTTATACACTTAGGTTTTATGAGTGGTTAGAGTACAACTCAAGCCTTTATGAAACTTACAAAAACCCAAAATATAGCAATATTGAGATAAGTGTAGATGAGTTAGTAAATAAGTTTACAAGTAGTTATAACAACAAAAAAAGAGTTTTTGAAGTGCCTAGTAGTTACAAGCTATATAAAAACTTTAAGGGAAAAGTTTTAGAAGTGGCTAAAAACGAATTAAAAACCAAGTTTGATATATTCTTTGAATATGAAGAGATTAAAGCAAATAGAGCTGTTAAAAGCTTGAGAATCACTATATTTAAAAATAGTGATAGGATAAGAAGTAATTTTAAAGAAAATTATAAAAAAAATCTTCAAATTTCAAGTAAACACAAACAAATAGCTCAAGAACAAATAAAAAGAAGTATTGCAAGAGCCGAAAATATAAAAGACCCTTTGAAATATGAACAAAAACTTTATCAAAAATTTTTACAAGGGACTTTAAATTTTGATAGTGATTTGCAGGAAATAAACAAAGAGCTAGATACAAAAATATTTAACTCTATTTAG
- a CDS encoding NUDIX hydrolase: MKSSIEYIANFKTTIDPYNGVTIDKDSYSSLVDDFEKNIKLLIEDTKNNKNLIWIYVDIKNSHLIPILTNLGFTFHTCFKEYLMLVKVLKEGAIVPNLANHTLGVGAVVINSKNEILLIKEQLRDQFFKLPGGHVDDAEMISSALSREVYEETGIVAELEKVISLGHFYPHQFGKSNFYILCLAKAKSSKIEIKDKAEIKEAIWLNIDEMFKKDDIHLYTKTIVKSALNEAGLYKAQTPILLHIKNEFELYFLNYT, translated from the coding sequence ATGAAATCAAGTATTGAGTATATTGCAAATTTTAAAACAACTATTGATCCTTACAATGGAGTAACTATTGATAAAGATAGTTATTCATCTTTAGTAGATGATTTTGAAAAAAACATAAAACTTTTAATAGAAGATACAAAAAATAATAAAAATTTAATCTGGATATATGTAGATATAAAAAACTCTCATCTTATTCCAATTCTTACAAATCTTGGATTCACTTTTCATACCTGCTTTAAAGAGTATTTAATGCTTGTAAAAGTTTTAAAAGAGGGAGCAATTGTACCAAACTTGGCAAATCATACTTTAGGAGTTGGTGCTGTTGTTATAAATAGTAAAAATGAGATTCTTTTAATAAAAGAGCAATTAAGAGATCAATTTTTTAAACTTCCAGGTGGGCATGTTGATGATGCTGAAATGATTTCAAGTGCTTTAAGCAGAGAAGTATATGAAGAGACTGGAATTGTAGCTGAACTTGAAAAAGTTATCTCTTTGGGTCATTTTTATCCTCATCAATTTGGGAAATCAAATTTTTATATACTTTGTTTGGCAAAAGCAAAAAGTAGTAAAATAGAAATAAAAGATAAAGCTGAAATAAAAGAGGCTATTTGGTTGAATATTGATGAAATGTTTAAAAAAGATGATATTCATCTTTACACAAAAACTATCGTAAAATCTGCACTAAATGAAGCTGGTTTATATAAAGCACAAACTCCTATTTTATTGCATATTAAAAACGAATTTGAACTATATTTTTTGAACTACACATAA